One Terriglobales bacterium genomic window carries:
- a CDS encoding DinB family protein, with amino-acid sequence MKKKIVLALICLCAQPLLSQVPEGVGQGWDGEWKHVSSQLIALAEATPADKFAWRPAPGVRSTSEVYMHIAIANFYFLSVLGQKMPAEIKQGTEKEITAKADVMAWLKRSLDAVQSAHAAEKPKEMERKVTFLKRETTADALYLRAIVHSNEHMGQLVAYARTSGVVPPWSK; translated from the coding sequence GTGAAGAAGAAGATCGTACTGGCGCTGATTTGTTTGTGCGCGCAACCGCTGTTATCGCAGGTTCCAGAGGGGGTTGGACAGGGTTGGGACGGCGAATGGAAGCATGTTTCCAGCCAGTTGATCGCGTTGGCAGAGGCCACGCCGGCCGACAAGTTCGCCTGGCGGCCGGCGCCGGGTGTGCGTTCGACGAGCGAGGTGTACATGCACATCGCGATCGCGAATTTCTATTTTCTGAGCGTGCTGGGCCAGAAGATGCCGGCGGAAATCAAGCAAGGCACAGAAAAAGAAATCACCGCGAAAGCCGACGTGATGGCGTGGTTGAAGCGTTCGCTGGATGCGGTACAGTCCGCCCATGCCGCTGAAAAACCCAAGGAAATGGAACGAAAGGTCACCTTTCTGAAGCGCGAGACGACGGCGGACGCACTGTATCTCCGCGCCATCGTGCACTCGAACGAGCACATGGGGCAGTTGGTGGCCTACGCGCGCACGTCCGGCGTTGTGCCGCCGTGGTCGAAGTAA
- a CDS encoding PilZ domain-containing protein has translation MTSDVERRRARRVATQIPVRRADETGRTVFAVTKDISPAGVYFYAETNDWREGKQIDFVLDLPEEVTEAGVATGICRGTIIRTERIESVVGVAVRIDRFSFLS, from the coding sequence ATGACGTCGGATGTCGAACGCCGCCGCGCTCGCCGTGTAGCCACTCAGATTCCCGTGCGGCGGGCCGATGAAACCGGCAGGACCGTCTTTGCCGTCACTAAGGACATCAGCCCGGCGGGCGTGTATTTCTACGCCGAGACCAACGACTGGCGCGAAGGCAAGCAGATCGACTTTGTGCTCGACCTGCCGGAGGAAGTGACCGAAGCCGGCGTCGCCACCGGAATCTGTCGCGGCACCATCATCCGGACGGAACGCATCGAGAGCGTGGTGGGTGTCGCGGTCCGCATCGATCGTTTTTCATTCCTCAGCTAA
- a CDS encoding GAF domain-containing protein translates to MKTYRSAREVLVAIEQVLAPKLRMAPRVRGLRPIRGAHLPQSPLEQFAQLLQSGRQYFAVTMFIAAGERVLRVASAGPAPRCDSMRLGEGNVGQAAKTGEAKVVPDVSRDRQYVKVFSETRSELVMPIKIGAHVIGVIDVESDRLNGFPYAARVLLRKVAVTLAKYLVGRGKYVVLHARQTVLASPPVSVKPPQLPAPPLRAAVARAGVEAERQERLRVAAGEKARS, encoded by the coding sequence GTGAAAACTTATCGTTCTGCGCGTGAAGTGCTCGTGGCCATCGAGCAAGTGCTGGCGCCGAAACTTCGGATGGCGCCTCGCGTTCGTGGTTTGCGCCCGATTCGTGGCGCGCACCTTCCGCAGTCGCCGCTCGAACAGTTCGCCCAGCTACTGCAAAGCGGAAGGCAATATTTCGCCGTCACCATGTTCATTGCCGCCGGGGAACGTGTGCTCCGCGTGGCCTCCGCGGGACCCGCGCCGCGCTGCGATTCTATGCGGCTCGGTGAGGGCAATGTCGGTCAAGCTGCAAAAACGGGCGAAGCCAAGGTCGTGCCCGACGTGTCGCGTGATCGGCAGTACGTCAAAGTGTTTTCGGAAACCCGTTCCGAGCTGGTGATGCCCATTAAGATCGGGGCGCATGTGATCGGGGTCATTGACGTTGAGAGCGATCGCCTGAACGGCTTCCCGTATGCAGCCCGCGTGCTGCTACGCAAGGTTGCGGTCACGCTCGCCAAGTACCTTGTCGGACGGGGCAAGTACGTGGTCCTGCACGCGCGTCAAACGGTTCTGGCCAGTCCGCCCGTTTCAGTGAAGCCGCCGCAGCTACCGGCGCCCCCCTTGCGCGCCGCCGTGGCCCGCGCCGGGGTCGAAGCGGAAAGGCAGGAGCGGTTGCGCGTGGCAGCCGGGGAGAAAGCTCGTTCATGA